The window CGTCCGCCGAGCGTCAGCAGAAACCCGCCATCAAGGTGCAGAACAAGGGCAAGTGCGCCAAAGGTGAGGGGGGCCAATACTttataaattatacatattACTTATATTATCAGAGACTTAAAGAACTGTACCTGAACTGTTCAGTGtgaatttgtgtttttgttttttttgcatttcatttcactcttttttattcacttaaaaaaaatacaaaaactaaaattaaaaaatcataaaaaaaacctttcattacatattttatttaatttacgtTTAAAGGtattaattattacattatatacatatataaacactaaaattagaatttaaaaaaagcaacacaaaaaaacaacaactaaccAAACAGTTTATcaaacattttactttatttttatagttgAAGTATAtctttaactaaaataaaatgattaaaatgtacttatggcaaagaaaatgaaaaacaaaatctttaaaatgtaaaaaatgtaaatttgttaTTAGGTTTAAAAGATCCAAGATTATACTGTGGATAAtaagatttttacattttaaaatcatcaCACTTATTAATGATCTAGCTGTAAAATATGTCTAGTGCTCTCTTATAGTTAAGGTAAGGttaagattattttaaataacctatatttgtttaacattttttacttttattttttttatttaaaaatctgtaaaattgtgtaaaataaaatggccAAAAAAACCCTCCTaattgtcctttttttctaAACACAAGAGTTATGAGTAGCTTTTTCAGTAAACAGAATTCCGAAGTTCATGCTGTTTATTTCTTCTagatttagttttaattaaagaataaaacaaacaaactaaatatttcaGCTCCACATCCTCATCAGAGTCTCTAAGGCCCCAGGACTAAAAACAGTCGACCCCTCCCTCGCTACATTCCCTGTCCCTGTTCCTCAGGGCActtgtaaagaataaaaattaattaaaaaggaaGGATTTAAGATTCTCATCTctcattttttccccacaatATTATTATCAGAATATTCTGTCCAGGCTGGACAGTACTGGATTAAGAaatttaataaagtatattttgcAGATATATAGTCAGAGTGATTAGTTTGGTTTGGCATGAAAAAGTTCTAAGAGTGCTTCCAtgactgatacacacacacacacgcacacacacacacagagcaagtGTGTTATGTGAGCATGTCCGCTCCCGATCCGTATCCCTGAGCCGACATGTCTGAAATTCCATCTTTTCAGGTGGGATTAGCATTCATGAATCCTggccccaccacacacacacacacacacacacacacacacagtgtatagtATTATACTAAAATAATAGTAAAGTTTCACAGCagactttcttttttcccccactttttcacatttattttctctcctctctcagcTCCTGTGATTGTTACGGGTCCCGGTGAGATCTGGAACGTCACCGGTGTTCAGGTCTTCCTCAGCTGCGAGGCCATCGGCGTCCCCACACCAGTTCTCACCTGGAGGAAGGTACACTCCACAAACACATCCAGTAACTTAGACAAGGCACGCTAAGTCCacagaaaacaacaaacaaacaaaaacatggtgGTGTTAGTGATGTCCACAAAGAGAGACCATCTTTACCTGCTCCTGTTGAGTAAGACCCGCCCCCAGGGATGGGACAGATACGGTCTAGAGAGCATTTCATCGGATGGTCACAAGGTTTTGCATTGATGTGCGTTGTCAAACATTTTtgattaaatgaaatcaaaattgaAACATCACCTTTTTTATCTTCAATAAAAACGCTAAACAAATTAACGATTAAGTCACTTTAGCTGTAAATAGATTGTATATTTATCACAGAATGCTGTGCTGCTGGTTTAGactgcaccacctgcaggactATAGAGGAACTGTAACAATTTTAAATGCaacttcactcactcatcttctataccactttatcttgtattcagggtggcagggacctggagcctatcccaggaggcctagggcacgaggcagggtacaccctggacagggtgccaattcatcacagggcacacacacacacacacacactccaggcaatttgggaatgccacttaccctaacctgcatatttttggactgtgggaggaaacccactaagcacggagagaacatgcaaactccatgcacacagagacgggaatcgaaccctgaccctggaggtgcaaggcgacagtaaccactacaccaccatttaccgccttaaatgcaaacatacataaaaatatacattttggaGTCGGTGTGacaatacatgaattgccacacacacaacaaataaatacaatttttctCTCCCCtatctaatatttaaaaaaaacattcacttgTAGTTTAATGCACTAATTCATGCTTAGCATGAATGTTAGCACGTGTTTAATGCTAGTTAACACTTAGTTTGTTTAACGTAGGGCTCGTGCATGCTTAACCTGGTCACTAGGATGTTACATTATTTAATAGGATTTCTAAATTAGTTAATACTTAACCCAGTTACTATAATGCTAGTCCATGCTTAGCATGTGTTGCATGACACAATAGTGAGACTGAAGTACATACATCTGTACGGAGAAGAAATGTGGCAACTTTGTTCATAAtcccattcttttttttatgtttacatttatcatTTGGCTTTTATCTAAAGTAAGCAGACAATTCAGGAAAATGTTAGCTAGCTAATGCGTAGCCTGATTACTATGATGTTGGTTCTTAATCACCTCTAAAACACCAGTGTGTACAGTAGATATCAGGCCAGCTCTACCGTTGTGATGTTCAGTCAGTTATTCATGCATGTCAGTCTGTATATTGGAGACGCTAGTAAACAGACTGTGACGGTTTCGCCCCAAGAGCCAAGAGAGTCTTTTGTTGTTAAGGATGTTTGTAGCATAAAACGCCTCTGAGAGCAGATTCCATGTTGGATGAAACACTTCCTGGATTCCTTCCTCGTTTTTTCTGGCTGTATTGTTTCCACATACCATTATTGAGAAcggtgtgtgtgtccttttacacagaagacacacacacacacatttactcacACTTCGTGACATATGGTTCAGTTTTGCACAGAAGTCCTGAAGAAGGAGGCATTTTAGTGAACGGTGCGCGAAAGATTAAAAGAACTAATaataagaaaagataaaaaagcatCTGGTAATAAACAAACTCGGGACAGAGCTTTAGGACAATTAAAGCGCCGTGGTTCACTAATACACGGGCCGttcaagttaaactgggactGAAAATAGGCAGAAAACTTGTCGAGAACTTGTCTAAGAGACGcctctgtctgtgggaactgtacaaacAATCATACACTAACACCACTCGCACATTACAGGGACTCTGCGGGGAGTTATTGCcgtatacagtcctgacctcgctacaAGACATTTCCACAGGCTTGGGACATTAAAGgcgttcctgggaggccagcgtttcagacatgatcatggctccagagcactgagaaaactttctaccttgatggtgtccaggcACTAGTGAATCGCTGGAATAAGTGCACTAGTGTAGTAGGGGATAagtggagaaataaagggagtttttactcttatttgTGTGTTCTGTTagtctgcgcaatcaaaagtcccgctttgacttgacgCTCCTTATAAAAACAGTTAACACTTTGGTCCTACTCACTATAGATGACATACGAACAGAAACCGTCTCAGCTGCTCCCTGGAGACCAAGACAACCTCGCCATCCAGATGAGAGGAGGCCCCGAGAAGCACGAGGTCACCGGGTGGGTGCTGGTGAGTCTGCAgtagtttgtatttatttctacgACATCCATAACTGTTACAGATTTCATATTCAATGTTATAATTCTATTGCTGTGATTGAAGCATGCAGCTTTTAACCCTGAAAGACAGAAAGTTTTTCTGCTACTTACTAGTTTGGCTAggattagaaaaaaattattataatcatgTACTGATAGAATGTTTGAACAGAAAGGAAACATGtttgtgaattatttttatatggaaGAAATGACTTGTTTATTGTGTAAAAGGTAGAGCATTGCTGTCTGGAGAATTTCCTGCTTTAGTTTTCATTACTGTGCTTGTAACAATGgatgtgcaggaaaaaaaaaacacttccttTTTCCCTTATGACGTACAACTCACATCTGTTTATGCTACACATTATTTCTAACAGTGAAGTAAAGGGATTTGTGCGAATGCgagtgtttttgtaaaaatgttgtgATTGTGACAAATAGTGAATTTTTCGGTTTGAGGTGAATGACGTTGATTTTCATGAATTTAGCGAATGTGAGGCTTTCTTCGTAATGTAAAAATAGTGATTGCGAAAGATTGAAAAGCAGCATACTGTATAGGATGTGCTGAAAAAGGATAACTCCGAATGTTGCAGATTTTCCCCCTGACCAAGGAGGCAGCGGGCACATACGAGTGCCACGTCAGTAACGCCTTGGGTGAAGCATCAGCCACAGGAACCATCCACGTGGTCGACTCCATCGACGATATTCCCTCCAAGAAGGGTGAGATGCCTGGCTCTAATTATCTCtacaattataattataatattacacTGAAAGTCTTACATTATATATATCAGCTAAACTTCCAGGCGACTAGAAAGTACAAAAATCCACATTTCCCATAGAAATAAGACCACACGTGGTGTGTGGCTACACGTCTGTCAGAGCTGCTCTTTTAGAACATTTATCAACACAAGACAAATATGTGATAAGACCTGGAGAATTGAAAAAACAGAACAGAccgcagtgtgtttgtgtttcattcAGCTCCATCATTCACTTGTCTCGCTCGCGTTCTCCATGAATCAGAACAGAACTGTGTGTTGGCACGTGAGCATTTTTGCTCATGTCTGAACACGGCAAGGCAATCTGATTAGCTGGGACGCTTGTTTAGTGTCACTGATTGTATCAGGATCTGTTTAAGTCTCTTTAACCAAATCCAATTCgtaaactacacacacaaaatcgacagatttaaagattttatattaaaaactcATAATGTTCGCTCATTCAAGCCACGTGACGTAATTAGACCGATAAAATCCAGTGGGTGCACGTTTTCATTAAGTGTTGCCGAATTCTCACTGGTTATGTTTCTAATCTCTCAACCCCCAAATCCAGGTTAAAGCAGGTTTGTATTGATGTGTGTTTTGGATTTTAAGCACCATCAGGTAGCACCTATTATTGGTATTGGTACTTTGGTGCGGTGAGAAAGCAGAGGTCTATTTCTGGGGGTTTTGAACAGTCAGACTTTAATGCAAGTCCTATGACTAAAGCTTCATGGCTCTATCTATCCAACATGAGATCAATGAAGGTTGTGGTTTGGAAGGGTGGTGTGAACTGGTGCTTAAAGACTAAGAGACAGAACTGAAAGCGCTCGGTTtactccaaaaaaagaaaagtagactatgaaaactgaaccttctaagatgaatggacagatcaatgtTTGTTTATTCCTCCTGCGGGAAGTTTCAAAACAGTTTGTCTCCTATGTTCTGAAACCGTGGAGCTAATAAAAAGCGCCACTAAGAGACAAAACTAATTACGGGTCGTCAGAGAAAAcataatatgtatatatctGCGTGTAAGATATCTGAACGGAGAGCCCGGTATGACAGAGCAACCAGAGTCTTTTCACATTCATTGACGGAAGAGTCACTAAAGATTGTTGTTTATGTTCCATACAAGTACAAGGAAATATACACGCCTCGAAAGATCAAACTGTCCACATGTTCAGCGTGATTAGCAATTATTGTAATTCTAAggaaattgcttatttttttatagacttaCTGTATACACTGACTGCATATATAGCGATCTGAATCTAAACACACTACCTCTGGGCTAGACCAAAAAGGGGTCCAATATCACATAGGTtcgaaaaataaaagtagatcaaaacaacaactttgtaaacatgaaaaaaaaaattctatttaaatcTAAGTTACATTCTCAATGCACAAATGGAGAGTTTGACACAAGTGTAAAGTTTTACCTTTACACTTTTATCTAGTGTTGTAACCTTGACCTGATATATGATGTGTTTGACCTCATGACAATAATCCATAATCATGTTGGAGGGAGAAATCAATAGGGGCACGTTttcaaaaattataatacaaatttGGTGCAAAACCACTCAATTGGTTATTTTGAAAAGATGCTTGTTTACAGAGTCAATCGTTTCAGCTTGATTAAAACAAGTTGATCATTAGCATGTTGTCCTGGTTGTTACTGTACACCCCTATGGTAATACTACGGCTGCCTTCACCCTGATCTGCTTGATGGTTCTTGGCAATAAACAAATGCAACGTTTAGACTTTTTCCAGTGTTGATCCAGGTCAGGTAGAATCTGTACACAAATTGTGCTTAAGATACGCTAACCTTGATAAGCAagctatagaaaaaaaaaagaaaaaaaaaatccaggtgCGTCATTTCATGATATAAGATCACAATGAATATAACCTAGCGTGttcgttattttagctgttCTAACTAAGCTAACAGATAAACTAATGCATAAACACATTTACCAgttgaatatatttattccagcCCGCATGCCACCTACACAATGATGCGTACGTGCATATGCAGAGTCTTACCTGAGTTATCGACACAAAGAACGCATGATTAGAGCTAAAGCAGAACAATGAGATAGCTGAAACAACGCGgacaaaaacacaacaggaaGGAGTACCGCAATCCACCAGCTCAGGAATCATAACAAAGTCTCGCACAAATATAATACCCCAGGGCAGCTTTTACATGCAAAACTCCGCCCCTTTTACCTGGATCACTGCATTCCCATTGGTCGGATTGTTCCAGCTCTGTacatcctgattggtcagagaaTGTTAATAACGAGTGATGAGTTTGAATTAAAGGCAGatacaaatggagaaaaaaattatgctgGTTAATAAGAAATGCTGAAAAAGAAGAATCTGATTTGattgatcatgtgtgtgtgtgtgtgtgtgtgtgtgtgtagtggtccAGGATGATGAGCTGTAAGGAGTGTGTTCACCCTTGACGCCACCTCCCACAAGATCAGGATTGGGATCGGACGAAGaacatctctcacacacacacacacacacacacacttgtgacaCATTACATCACACAAGTTAGACATGACAAGCCTTTGGAGTTTATCTGCACACTGGCATGTCtcttacctacacacacacacacacacacacacacgaacgcAAAGGTATCCTATTTTATCCATATCCTTTCCTCAGCAgctttgtcacacacacacacacacacacacaccaatcaggaGATTGAGACTGAGATAGATCAACCTCCAGGCtcttgttttcttcttctcagCTGTTAGATAAAATCTATTTGTATTTTCTCCGTCGTCTTCGGGTACATCGTGTAAAGTGTTTTGGAGACCAGGAGCTCCTGAGATGTAATCCAGAGGAGGAATGCGATATGGGGTGTAACTCGGGGGTCTAATGTCTACCAGGGTTTAAGTCTGGAGCGCTGTacgtgtaagagagagaggattattgttattatagttATTCTGCACGCAATTACTTCCAACTAACGcacttgtttaaatgtcatcTTTTCATTTATGAATAAAGTCTTTATAACGTGACGTGGTTTACGCTCAGTTTGTGCTCTGACTCTGatgcataaatacataaatacactcACATCTCACTGACGCTTCAGCATGttctggtggctcagtgtgttaacacACCATGCATGTGGTTTGTTCAGAACATCATGGGTTCGACTCTTGCTTAAGTTTTCTTTTCATCCGTCTAACTCTGTGTACAtgtgcttaaaataaaaataaataaatcccaccAGAAAACAGCCGCATCTCAAAGTCCTGATGGCTCACTGTGTCGGTGCAGCGAGAGGAGCTGGGTTCAAGCCCTGGGTTCTGGTGTGGCCTTGGTCAAGTCATGTATATTCCTGTACTGAACAAACGGACGTTTTTGTATGtaaggtgcaaaaaaaaaagataaaggttAATAAAAGAGTGTTGAAACTTATCAGCTCTGATGGCCCAGTAggttaaaggtgtgtgtgtcggtCTCTGGAGGACTTAGGTTTGAGACCCTTGCTGGGTTGCAGGTGCTGTGCTTGGGTGGGACTGTAAATccgagaaagaaagaaagaaagagagagaatgtccGGTCTGTCCCACCTGGGGCTCTGGGAGAGGTGAAAGCAGGGGTTATGCTACCCCGGCTCCTGGACGTCTATATGTTTAATACTACGTTGTGTTTTGCTCTGGCTAATATGTTTACCATGTTGTTACATTATGACGTTCATTCCtaaatgcttttaatttaatctaattacGGTACTATAATTTACAATGCTTCATTATAAAATGATACCATGCAAAGTTTTCACCAACCCACAGCAGGGATTCGAACCCTGACCACACACACCATTATAACAGCACGGAACCCATGAGCCACTGGTGCAGGTGGGAAGTGATCTTTTTGTTTTGCACATTTATCACCCAAATGCGTCCCTTATACTTAAGGcttgggaaaaaaagcaaagcaaagcaAGATTTGAACCAGTAACCCGAACAATAAGAGGTCATTCCTGTCACACACAGCCACAGTGACTCTGGTTTGTTGGGGTGTATTGGAGTTTAACCTTACGGAATGCATTCACATGGTGTTACGGGTCTTTGGAATAAATCACTCGGAGTGTTTAAGTGTGTTAAATGCTGTACATGGAAgtaagtgtgtgttcagtataaATCTGAAATTGAGCTCACCATGGCTCAAAAGGTAAGTGCACAGACCACATGGTGTATGTTTCATGGTCCAGCTCTAGTGATGTGTTTCAGTCAGACAATAAACCAGAACACTGTGGTCCATAAACATGTGAGTAACCGTCTGGCTGGTGTCTCTACAAGTCTTATTCCGTTACTGGTGTACAATCAAACATGAACACGTCCAAGACGAACATTATTATTCTAATCATCACCTCTCCATACTCCGCACGTTATTTAATTAAACCCGTTTAACAGATTTAAAGCCCAAAGAACAGTGaaggtgtttttgtttattaatttttttttaccgaaGCCACTTTCTAGGAACGAAACTTTACATATCGGCTTTAGCCGACAGCTGCAAGAGCACTTCTGAAAACTGAGGTGGGAAACTAACTCgttaggggtgccaataattccaCTACAGATTATTCAATGAaagattattactgtattttggcttaaactgctttatttttaatttataaggGCAAGCATATTCTCCGTTCTGAatggaatttatatatatatatatatatacacacatatacacaggtTTCATCCCTTTTTTCTTGATGGatgtcaataatttaaaaaaatatattttgatgaCATGAAtacagtaagttttttttaatacagaaaaaaatattttaaaattttatgtattttaagagggtactaaccctaaccctagtacAAGTTTAATTATGAActaaaaaattaagaatttatttttaaaataataaaaatattttcttattacaaaaaacattgaaaaagtTTTGTGCAGTAAAagtaatttctttgttttaaatgaaaaatatgtaGATTAGAAACTGTCAGAAAATAATCACTAATacaaagtaaaagcattttatcataaaactaGTTTACAAAGCTTAAGACAAGGATCTAAGATTTTCTGTATGATTCCAGATTTTACAGACAAAAGAAGATTTATTCGTAACCGTTTTTCTCGCACaaagttgtatttttatttcctcaCTAGGCCTCATTTCAAGACgtggatgtgagtgtgtgtgtatgtgtgtgtgtatgtgtgtgtttaggagaaACATGCTTGCGGAGGGGAAAAAAGCCACAaagacttaaaaagaaaaaaaaaacatttattttattctacattttacaaaaacGCAATTATTATCATATGAAGCGATAACGACAATGACGGCGCTCCATCAGAGCACACTGCAGTTCAGACAGGTAAAGCACTAAAACATGGCTTTCCCCTCCTCCCCCCGCTTCCCATGATTCCATGGTGTGGTGTTTAGGTGGTCATCATGCGTGGGGCGATGCTCATAGACATGAGCTCCTGGAACAGAAGCTTGCAGGCGTACGGGAGCCGCACCAGCGAGATCTGAAACACAGGGACGACAggttacacaaaataaataaataaataaataataactgaaaatgaaaagagaaagtACGGTTAAAAAGGAGAAAGCTCCTACCTGAGTCTTGTTGCGGCAGCCCCTGCACTcgtaggtgtgtgtgcgcgtgttggCGATGGCCATGAGCCCGCACAGGTTACACACGTGCACCTGGTAGGGATCAGACGCCTCGAACAGACGCTCCCTCAGGAACTGAGCTGCGCCGTGAGCGATCTGACAATCTCGCTCCATCTCTCCGAAACGCAGACCTCCATCtctgtgtaacacacacacacacacacacaaacaattaacCTCACtaactttttatcttttaaagtattaCTTTCAATAGCTGATACAGACTATCTGtaataaaatatctatttttttatatctcagCGCCTATACGCATAAAGCAGTACGAGAGTACCCAGTGTCTTACCGTGATCTGCCCTCCATAGGCTGCCTGTTGAGGATCTGGACGGGGCCTCGTGCCCTCGAGTGGATCTTATCGTCCACCATGTGTTTGAGGCGCTGGTAGTAAGTGGGGCCGAGGAAGATCTGAGAGGTCAGCTTGCGACCCGTGAAACCGTTATACAGCACCTACAGGACCCGAGAGAGAACAGCATAAACGGCGTGTGTTCAACCTGCACCTTAGTAGTTACACAATGTCAATATTTGCACTTATTATATACAGAACTACAGCATTTCTGGTAGAAGCTAAACTGCATTTCGTCGTAGCTACTGTACATCTGTTGCACGTCGTACCTCGTTTCCTCTGAGGTGGTAGCCGTATTCAGACAGCAGGTTGGACACTTTCTGCACGTTCACAGCGTCGTTGAACGGAGTGGCGTCACCGATCTCGCCTTTATTCGCAGAAACCTTGGCGTAAGGAACGATTTTGATTTTTAGGCATTAAACACTATAACAGCACTGATTTCACCAACGCGgttctttgttttcagacagCCAAAGCACCGGCACTCAGATGGTGCTAGGGCTAGCATTGCCGCCAAAGTAGAGACAAACACGGACGTATACAATGATGTAATGGCGCAAATCAAAGCCAGTTCTTATAAGGACACGAACTAgcaccaggggtccgttcttcgtacgtcgctaactcagttagctggatttgattgttgtggatttgtcctgatcttggattgtttcgttcttcgatgcgcttctagcatttgttgtcatagcaacatatccgtaagcttgaacctgctcgggagcaggtttatttcatgtaaacaggatttagcctgcgctcctggcgggatatgattggttgaaatggcgaggtcacatctgattggttaaagagcatgactgactcacgtggacaaagaaaagtatatgccccctgccatggactcccccccactcacacacacacacacacacacacacacacacacacataatcgctatcaaatattatatatgaacataaatgcataggtttattgttatcaaatatgatattactattataataaaccctaggcacgagacagccgtcgagaccattATTACGAACtctattttgtaacatttatttttcaggggtttgtcataaaaatatgctaataaatatttatatatattaaaaatttatattttataatgataaattggacgaaactaattttattataaaataaacaatattaaagtatacataatatttctattttttcatatacaacatatttattttcatattgcttattttattttattgtctcatgtaatttgtaatttgtaaaccattaacctatgaatttatgttctaacataatatttgatagcgattatgtaggggggcaatccatggcaggggggcatttcagcgcataacacgtgttataaaaaaaattgagccgctctttttccatttcatcaaccaatcggagggcttgtgatcagtgtttctactgtcgatgcatatcgccttttaaaccaacgcacgagcgcgcaataatcctagacaactcaatccagctatactaatcatcaacaacaggtgtgctcgaagaatcgacttagccggatcgtaattagcacgatgatctcatcttagatgtgtcaattcatctcggatgtgtcaagcgacgtacgaagaacggacctcaGGTTCACTTTGGtgaaagtgtgtgcgtgtgtgtgagaaatgtGTTTATACCTTCCCCTGCAGACACTCGATCAAGTGACCGACTGTCA of the Clarias gariepinus isolate MV-2021 ecotype Netherlands chromosome 16, CGAR_prim_01v2, whole genome shotgun sequence genome contains:
- the igfbp7 gene encoding insulin-like growth factor-binding protein 7 gives rise to the protein MMLWLFLALPALSAAAVSRAPRSCPPCEPSSCAEPTDCAFRVLDACGCCELCAAGPGQACGGRGAARCAPGFECVKPHGDVKPMKKKKNETGVCMCKDGNYEVCGSDGVEYRSACELRAASASAERQQKPAIKVQNKGKCAKAPVIVTGPGEIWNVTGVQVFLSCEAIGVPTPVLTWRKMTYEQKPSQLLPGDQDNLAIQMRGGPEKHEVTGWVLIFPLTKEAAGTYECHVSNALGEASATGTIHVVDSIDDIPSKKVVQDDEL